ATCCGGAAAATGCTCGGAATCGCCTCGTACCGAAGATCGGACAGATCGAAACCCGACGGCCGCCCTGCCGCGATCAACTTGCCCACCACGTGGTCGAACCGCACCCGCACAAAGCCCGGTCCCATCTTCATGCCCTTCACCGCGATCGGCGGCTTGACGTCCTTCGCCATCCCCGTCAGCGCCGCCGTCGCCTCGGCCAGCCGCTTGCCCAACCGTATCTGCCCGAACCCGCCGATGTGAATCAAATCGTCAATCTCCAAGTCGATCGCCGGAACCACCGCCAGCCGGTCGATCACCTCCGGCAATCGCCGCTGCTGTTCCTGAACGTCATTCCAAAATCGGGACGCGGTCCCCGAAGCCACCACCCGCGCAATCTGCACCATCACAAACGGCAGCCGCGAATCCCCGAACTCCTTCCGGAACGCCGCCACCAGCCGCTTCATCTTCAGCGTATAGACCTTGCACGCCTCCGGACCGGTATCCGAGCACCCCTGATACCAGATCACCCCCGCCACCTTCCCGCCGTTCTTTACGAACCGCCGAACCGTCGCCCCAAACAAACTCCGTCCGCCAAGCTTCTTGAGACGCGGGTCCCACTGGTCCATCGACGTCCCGCCGTGTGCGCACGAAATCAACCCCTGCGGAACCCCGGTCAGCCGACGCATCTCATGACCGAACGGCACGCCCGGCCCGCGACCCGAACCCTTTGGCCGACCGTCGCCGCCGCCCAAATCCGTATGCACCTGATCCACCGCCTGCGCCAGATTGTGGATCGGATCCGTCGCCGCCGCCCACCGATCGTCCATGTAAAACGCCCGAACCAGCTTGTCCGTCTTGATCGGCGGATACTCCCGACCGATCCCCTCCATGTTCGACTGACCGCCCAGTATCCACACGTCCCCCACCAGCACGTCGCTGACCTTCATCTCCTCCGCCACGCCGCCCTTCGAGTCGACAACCCGCAGCTCCACCTCATACGGCCCGCCCGCCGCCAGCCCCTTGATCCGCCCCTCAAACCGCCCCTTCGCCGCCGAACCGACCCGCACCCAGTTATACCCGCGCACGGTCTTCCCGTCCGACTGCACCCGGACCTCAACCTTGCCGTTCGATCCGCTCTTGCCGGTAATCGCCGCGTCGCAAACGCCCTGCCGGTTCCGCTGCAGCACCATCCGATCGAAAAGACCCGTCACGATCTCCATTATGCATC
This is a stretch of genomic DNA from Phycisphaerae bacterium. It encodes these proteins:
- a CDS encoding sialate O-acetylesterase, which codes for MEIVTGLFDRMVLQRNRQGVCDAAITGKSGSNGKVEVRVQSDGKTVRGYNWVRVGSAAKGRFEGRIKGLAAGGPYEVELRVVDSKGGVAEEMKVSDVLVGDVWILGGQSNMEGIGREYPPIKTDKLVRAFYMDDRWAAATDPIHNLAQAVDQVHTDLGGGDGRPKGSGRGPGVPFGHEMRRLTGVPQGLISCAHGGTSMDQWDPRLKKLGGRSLFGATVRRFVKNGGKVAGVIWYQGCSDTGPEACKVYTLKMKRLVAAFRKEFGDSRLPFVMVQIARVVASGTASRFWNDVQEQQRRLPEVIDRLAVVPAIDLEIDDLIHIGGFGQIRLGKRLAEATAALTGMAKDVKPPIAVKGMKMGPGFVRVRFDHVVGKLIAAGRPSGFDLSDLRYEAIPSIFRIDLEGNEAVLRTCLQDGDISNLAVHYGYGVDPYCNITDEADRSLPVFGPLPLGTPRPITPFVRTMRISDIQGSAGKLGKLGCPDTSDRKLGWRRHTFPGDFAERRAELAARAPQDVLIHYALGFRCAEKMKLAIWLGYDGPVKVWMDGRRVFHDPEGTNPALWQDGRIEVSASAGDHELVISLGSNEGKAWGVFLRMERLGVPKRLLDKGADAVAMPEFIE